Sequence from the Pseudocalidococcus azoricus BACA0444 genome:
GCAAGAGTCGCTAAAACAATACTGCCACCATAGGTTTTAGAGCCACCAACGAGGAGCAAATGCCCCTGTTGATATTTATGGGTAGCGGGGGGACGTTCTAAGGGAAGATGACTGGCGATGGCCTGGGGGGTTAGGCGTTGGAGTTTCGGCACTTGTCCGAGGACTGATTCAATGGCCACAATGGGTAAGCCAAAATCTAGGAGTTCCAACTCCCCAGTCCAGGCCAAGGCATGATCCTGCATCAAGCCCACCTTCCACAGCCCCAAACAAAGGGTATGACTGGCCCGAATAGCCCCGCCCAAAACCTCCCCCGAATCCGTATGCAGGCCACTGGGCAGATCAATACTCACCACAGGGCGATTCCAGATGTTCACCGCTTGGACAGTGCTGAGGGCTATATCGGTGAGGGGCCGATCCAAACCAAGGCCAAATAAACCATCAATGAGCCAATCCGAGTCCTGTAACTCCTGAATATGATTTGCAAAGGGAATCCCCAAACTAGTGGCAAAATAGGCATGATCTCCCGTCAGTTCTTTACGGCGCGTAAAGGGATGAAAGACTCGCACCTGATACCCCTGCTGTTGTAATTCGCGCGCGACCACTAGGGCATCGCCACCGTTATGGCCTGGGCCGACTAATACCCCAACTCGAGGGAACAACTGCTGGGGAAATAACCCTTGCATCCGTTGACTCAGGCGCAGGCCAACTTTTTCCATCAACGCCGCCACAGGCATCCCACAGCCAAAAAGCCAAGCCTCAATCTGCTGCATCTGACTGGCGGTGGCAACATAGGCGAGAATTTCCGACCGGGGCGAGGACAAGAACATAGGATTTCACCACTTGCAAATTAGACAGGCATAGCTGATGGGCATTATCCCTAAGTTTTTTACGTCTAGGGAACAACTTGCCTAACCAGAGGGGAGGCTTTTATAAACTTGAGATGCCAGGGGGGCAGGAGCAAAACAAGTGCCACGGACAAAGTCGGAATCAGAGCAGATTCTCAATAAAATTAGGCTTGACTTGCTCCTAGGATTGTCTTGATGCTATGTCTATCTCAATACTGAAGCTGATTTGGAAAAATGTTAGGGTAAATGCGGCATCTGGAAATAGGGGGGCAAATGGGGTGCATCAGCATAGGTTTCAAGTCTGCCGAGAAGTCTAATCGTTACTAATCCGCGCCTACCTTTGGCTTGTGTATGACAACTCAACAATCAACATTCAGCCAAAACGTCTAGGGTAATCATTCCAGCTTGACCGTGATTCCGTGAAAAGTCCCGAAGAACAAATTCGCCACCTCTTGGTGATTCAAGATAAAAATGACCGCCGCACCATTCCCCTTGAGGCGGGAACTTACTCCATTGGTCGTCACCCCAGCAATACCATCGTTGTCAATTCCCGGATGGTCTCTCGGCAGCACGCCGTTTTATTACGAGTTTCTGATCCGCAAACGGGTAATTTTTTCTTTCGCTTACTGGATGGAGATCTCCAGGGCAAGCGGAGTGCCAATGGCCTGAAGGTGAACGGCAAAACCTGTCACTCCCATATTTTGAAGCACCGAGATTTAATTATCTTTGGGGGAGATGTCCGCGCCCGCTATCATGCCATTTCTAACCTTTCGGATACTGGGTTTTCCCGCTATACCCAAGAGGCCCAATTTGCGAGTCTACCCGTGAGTGTCCGGGATAGCCTACCCTATCAACCCTCTTCTCTGGATGTAGCCCAGGCCAAAATGCTCAGTGATGCGGCCATCTTACGTCTTTCCTCCTTTCCTGAATTAAGCCCCAATCCCATCCTGGAATTGGATCAAACCGGGCAAATTACCTATCTCAATCCGGCGGCCATTCGGGAGTTTAAGGACATCCAGGCCAATGATGCCCAACACCCCCTGCTAATGGATCTGCTTTTACCAACGGAATCCCAGGCCCCACCCCTCCGCATCCGGGAAGTCCAACTGGGTCATTCCCATTACGAACAAGTCATTCAACCCCTCCCTGAAGCCAACTTAGTCCGTTGCTACATTACCAACATCACGGAGCGTAAACTGGCCCAACGCGCCCTCCAAGAAAGTGAAGAACGCTATGCCATTGCGGCCCAAGGTGCTAATGATGGGCTTTGGGATTGGGATTTACGGACGAACGAAATCTACTTTTCAGATCGCTGGAAACAGATGCTTGGCCTGGCTAATGTTGAGACTTCTCCAAGCCCAGAGACATGGCTTGAGGCGATTTATCCCGAGGATCAGACCCATGTCCAAATTGAAATTGAACAGCATTTATCTGGCGTGACCCCCCATTTAGAGTGCGAGTTTCGAGTTTTACACCCGGATGGAGGCCTGCGTTGGATGCGCGTCCGGGGCCTGGGCCTACGAGATGCGCGTCAGCAACCCTATCGGATGGCTGGCTCCCTGACCGATATTACCGAGTATCGCCTGATCCAGGAGCAAATTCTCCATGATGCCCTTCACGATGCCATGACCGGGCTACCCAATCGCATCTTGATGATGGATCGACTGGGCCAGGCCATGCAGCGGGCAAAACGGCGGCCCGGATATTTATTTGCCATCTTATTTTTAGATTTAGATCGCTTTAAGGTTCTCAATGACAGCCTGGGGCATTTGGTCGGCGATCAGCTTCTAATTGGGATTGCCCAGCGCTTAGTCAGTTGTCTGCGGGCTGAAGATACCATTGCGCGCTTAGGGGGGGATGAATTTGCAATTCTCCTAGACGAAGTGGGGACAGTGGATTATGCCTGCCAAGTTGCGGAGCGGATCCTGACGGAATTGCGCCGACCGTTTATTTTAGAGGGCCATGAGGTGTTTACTGGGGTGAGCATTGGCATTGCCTTTAATACCCAAGAGCATCTCCAACCGGAAGACCTCCTGCGGGATGCAGATACCGCCATGTATCGGGCTAAATCCTTGGGGAAAGCTCGTTATGAGGTCTTCAGTACCGCCATGCGGGTGGAAGTTTTGGCCCTCCTGCAACTGGAAACAGAACTACGGCGGGCGGTGGAGCGACAGGAATTTATGGTCTACTACCAACCGATTGTGGATTTGGCCCAGGCCCGGATCTGTGGCTTTGAAACGCTGATTCGTTGGCAGCATCCTCGGCGCGGTGTGATTACCCCAGGGGAATTTATGGACATTGCCGAGGAAACGGGGCTGATTTTACCTATGAGTTGGTGGGTTCTAGAAACGGCCTGTCAGCAAATGCAACAGTGGTCTCAGCAATTTCCCAACTCCCAAGGCCTGGCCATCAGCGTTAATCTGACGGGGCAGCATTTTGCCCAACCCGACTTAGTTTCCCGCTTAGATAATATTCTGGCGGCGACCCAGTTTTCCCCGCAGCGACTGCGCTTGGAAGTGACCGAAACCATTTTGATGGAAAATACGGAACTGGCGGTGCAAGCCCTAGAATCCATCCGCACCCGCGGCATTCAAATCTACATGGATGACTTCGGGACGGGATACTCGTCTCTGAGCTATCTCCACCGTTTTCCCATTGATACTCTCAAAATTGATCGCTGCTTTATTAGCCCGCTCCTCCACCCCGATATTCAAGGGGGTGGCATTGTCCAAACCATTCTCACCCTGGCAAAATCCTTACACCTGAATGTCGTGGCCGAAGGCGTTGAAACCGAAGCCCAATGCCAGGCCCTGCAACGGATGGGATGTACCTATGCCCAGGGCTATTTGTTTGCCCCACCCTTATCCACAGCCCACGTTGAGAATATCTTAGCCCAGGGATCTTTAGACATTAGTTGCCTCCAGACCCCCAAGCTTTAAGGCCTGACGCTCATCCATGGGTTTGCCCAAGCACGGCTGTGACCCCGCGGGATAAACTGATCGAGTCCCTGGCTGGGTAAGGGGGTAGGTGCAATTGGCTAAGATTCAACGCCCAAGATTAAGTTCTGGCTATGACCCTACTTTTAATTTTTTATAGAAAGTTGAAGGCTTACCCTCGGAGACTGGGTATGATCAGGCTAATCAGCAATTTACCCAGGGCTAGGTTGCTTTAGAACTTTTGGGGAGAGTATGACAACAGTCTTAGTTGTGGATGATAGTCCGACTATGCGGGCCATGATTGTAGAAACAATACTGAGTCTGGGTTTAGAGGTGACGGAAGCCAGTGATGGGATTGAAGCCCAGGCCAAGGTGAGTCAAACAGTTCCCGATTTAATTGTTTTAGATGTGGTCATGCCCCGGATGAATGGCTATGAATTTTGTCGGTGGGTCAAAAATGAACCTGCATCTCAGAATGTACCTGTGATTATGTGCAGCACCAAGGGGGAACCCTTTGATATTCACTGGGGTAAAAAGCAGGGGGTAGATGCTTACATTACCAAGCCCTTTAATCCCGATGATTTAATTGCCAAAATCAAGGAACTCCTCACCCATTAAGGGCGAATAATTAACGATTGAATGGTTGTGTTGAATATTTGTACTGACCTTGCTGAATCCATCTGAGTCATCCTGGTTAGATGCCCCGCTTCCCCATCCCTGGCCGGCAGGATATGTTTTCTATAGCCCTGGGGGTCTGTTTCGCTATGAAGTCTTGGGGGCCTGTTGTCGGCTGTTTGACCGAGAGCAATTACCTTGGCCCTGTTGTCGGCTGGCCTGGCGGAGTAAGGAACCCAGTTGGCGGCGGGTGGGACGGCGATTCATTGGAGATTTGGCCGCATCGGGACATCCCTGCTACTGGGTCAAAAACCTGGATGTGGGCGCAGTGGGTGTTATGACCCTCTATACCGTGAAATTTTCCCGAGAGGAACGGCTTTGGTGGTCAGGTAAACGTTAGCCAGCCTTGGAGG
This genomic interval carries:
- a CDS encoding NAD(P)H-hydrate dehydratase, which produces MFLSSPRSEILAYVATASQMQQIEAWLFGCGMPVAALMEKVGLRLSQRMQGLFPQQLFPRVGVLVGPGHNGGDALVVARELQQQGYQVRVFHPFTRRKELTGDHAYFATSLGIPFANHIQELQDSDWLIDGLFGLGLDRPLTDIALSTVQAVNIWNRPVVSIDLPSGLHTDSGEVLGGAIRASHTLCLGLWKVGLMQDHALAWTGELELLDFGLPIVAIESVLGQVPKLQRLTPQAIASHLPLERPPATHKYQQGHLLLVGGSKTYGGSIVLATLAAKSTGIGMLSVAVPARWQELVLHQAPDAIVIPCPETPEGAIAGFPPEMDLSAFDAIACGPGLTLFAEAVVRQVLSSDRPLILDADGLNILAQFNPVSSLSTRKAPTILTPHPGEFRRLFPGLMPANPNVETLSANITHPPGQDATALNRPIITPQAARQTGAIVLLKGARTVVATPDGRAWINGESTPGLARGGSGDVLTGLIGGLLGQIPPVEATLTAMGWHAQAGRLAAKHRSVLGVDARSLGDFLIPALMKLEGIGNRE
- a CDS encoding EAL domain-containing protein; its protein translation is MKSPEEQIRHLLVIQDKNDRRTIPLEAGTYSIGRHPSNTIVVNSRMVSRQHAVLLRVSDPQTGNFFFRLLDGDLQGKRSANGLKVNGKTCHSHILKHRDLIIFGGDVRARYHAISNLSDTGFSRYTQEAQFASLPVSVRDSLPYQPSSLDVAQAKMLSDAAILRLSSFPELSPNPILELDQTGQITYLNPAAIREFKDIQANDAQHPLLMDLLLPTESQAPPLRIREVQLGHSHYEQVIQPLPEANLVRCYITNITERKLAQRALQESEERYAIAAQGANDGLWDWDLRTNEIYFSDRWKQMLGLANVETSPSPETWLEAIYPEDQTHVQIEIEQHLSGVTPHLECEFRVLHPDGGLRWMRVRGLGLRDARQQPYRMAGSLTDITEYRLIQEQILHDALHDAMTGLPNRILMMDRLGQAMQRAKRRPGYLFAILFLDLDRFKVLNDSLGHLVGDQLLIGIAQRLVSCLRAEDTIARLGGDEFAILLDEVGTVDYACQVAERILTELRRPFILEGHEVFTGVSIGIAFNTQEHLQPEDLLRDADTAMYRAKSLGKARYEVFSTAMRVEVLALLQLETELRRAVERQEFMVYYQPIVDLAQARICGFETLIRWQHPRRGVITPGEFMDIAEETGLILPMSWWVLETACQQMQQWSQQFPNSQGLAISVNLTGQHFAQPDLVSRLDNILAATQFSPQRLRLEVTETILMENTELAVQALESIRTRGIQIYMDDFGTGYSSLSYLHRFPIDTLKIDRCFISPLLHPDIQGGGIVQTILTLAKSLHLNVVAEGVETEAQCQALQRMGCTYAQGYLFAPPLSTAHVENILAQGSLDISCLQTPKL
- a CDS encoding response regulator, yielding MTTVLVVDDSPTMRAMIVETILSLGLEVTEASDGIEAQAKVSQTVPDLIVLDVVMPRMNGYEFCRWVKNEPASQNVPVIMCSTKGEPFDIHWGKKQGVDAYITKPFNPDDLIAKIKELLTH